AGCTCGCAGCCTTCGGCAGCTACTACACGACAGCGGTAAGCAAGCTCACTTTTCTACAGACGAAAAAAAAGGCCTTGCAAAGCAAGACCTTTCTTAATTTTGGTGCCCCGAGGGAGACTCGAACTCCCACTCCTTTCGAAAACGGATTTTGAATCCGCCGCGTCTACCAATTCCGCCATCAGGGCTCAATGGCGGCGAAGTATAGAGATGAGATTACCGTCGGTCAATCAGGTACATAGAGAATTTTCACTATTTCGGCTAGACTTCCGGCCCCTGCTAGACGAACCCCATCATGCGCGTTGCTGACTTTACTTTCGAACTCCCAGATTCGCTGATTGCTCGCCACCCTTTGGCCGAGCGTCGCAACAGTCGCCTGTTGACCCTTGATGGGGTCAGCGGCGCCCTGGCACACCGTCAATTCACCGATTTGCTCGAGCATTTGCGCCCGGGCGATTTGATGGTGTTCAACAATACCCGGGTGATTCCGGCGCGGCTGTTTGGCCAGAAGGCTTCCGGCGGCAAGCTGGAAATTCTGGTGGAGCGTGTGCTCGACAGCCATCGCGTGCTGGCGCATGTGCGGTCCAGCAAGTCGCCGAAGCCGGGTTCGAAGATCCTGATCGATGGCGGTGGCGAGGCCGAGATGCTGGCGCGGCACGATGCGTTGTTCGAGCTGGGGTTTGCCGAAGAGGTGTTGCCGCTGCTGGATCGCGTCGGGCATATGCCGCTGCCTCCTTATATAGACCGCCCGGATGAAGGTTCGGACCGCGAGCGTTATCAGACGGTGTACGCCGAGCGTCTGGGCGCGGTGGCGGCGCCGACGGCGGGGCTGCATTTCGATCAGCCGCTGATGGAGGCGATTGCCGCCAAGGGCGTCGAGACGGCGTTCGTGACCTTGCACGTCGGCGCTGGCACGTTCCAGCCGGTGCGCGTCGAGAAGATCGAAGATCACCACATGCACAGCGAATGGCTGGAAGTCGGCCAGGACGTGGTCGATGCCGTCGCTGCATGCCGCGCTCGCGGTGGTCGTGTGGTGGCGGTGGGGACCACCAGCGTGCGTTCCCTGGAAAGCGCCGCGCGCGATGGTGTGCTCAAGCCGTTCAGTGGTGACACCGATATCTTTATCTACCCGGGCCGGCCGTTTCATGTGGTCGATGCCCTG
This region of Pseudomonas mandelii genomic DNA includes:
- the queA gene encoding tRNA preQ1(34) S-adenosylmethionine ribosyltransferase-isomerase QueA yields the protein MRVADFTFELPDSLIARHPLAERRNSRLLTLDGVSGALAHRQFTDLLEHLRPGDLMVFNNTRVIPARLFGQKASGGKLEILVERVLDSHRVLAHVRSSKSPKPGSKILIDGGGEAEMLARHDALFELGFAEEVLPLLDRVGHMPLPPYIDRPDEGSDRERYQTVYAERLGAVAAPTAGLHFDQPLMEAIAAKGVETAFVTLHVGAGTFQPVRVEKIEDHHMHSEWLEVGQDVVDAVAACRARGGRVVAVGTTSVRSLESAARDGVLKPFSGDTDIFIYPGRPFHVVDALVTNFHLPESTLLMLVSAFAGYPEAMAAYKAAVEHEYRFFSYGDAMFITRNPAPRGPEDKE